From Geomonas agri, one genomic window encodes:
- a CDS encoding phage major capsid protein yields MNKEYFDELNAAVTEFKEVHQAEVATLKTRLDEIEAKGNRPAAGVPAENSKTNPEHTKAFLASMRTGRFTALSEFQNSMSVGSDPDGGYAVPSELGNQILLLARNATPMRSVANVITVSTPNYTQLVSTGAPASGWVGETQERPETGTPTLKALTPFWGEIYANPAVTQQLLDDAGFDMSGYLTNQVALEFAGQENTAFTNGDGLLKPKGILAYPTAATADATRPFGTIQHIVSGDANGFVAASATVSPADCLLKMVHALKSEYLPGAVWMMNRQTLEAVRGFKNAVEGDYIYQPMTADKPATLWGYNIVVNDDLPSVAANALAVLFGDFKRAYTITDRIGTRMIRDDLTNKPWVHFYTTKRTGSMLVDSNAVKALKISA; encoded by the coding sequence ATGAACAAGGAATATTTTGACGAACTCAACGCAGCGGTCACTGAATTCAAAGAGGTTCACCAAGCCGAGGTCGCAACCCTCAAGACCCGCCTCGACGAGATCGAGGCCAAGGGCAACAGGCCGGCAGCTGGCGTCCCCGCTGAAAACAGCAAAACCAACCCCGAGCACACCAAGGCCTTCTTGGCCTCCATGAGGACCGGCAGGTTTACCGCCCTCTCCGAGTTCCAAAACTCCATGAGCGTCGGCAGCGATCCCGACGGCGGCTACGCGGTCCCGTCGGAACTCGGCAACCAGATCCTGCTCCTGGCCCGCAACGCCACTCCCATGCGCTCCGTCGCCAACGTGATCACCGTTTCGACCCCGAACTACACCCAGCTCGTCTCGACCGGGGCGCCGGCTTCAGGCTGGGTCGGGGAAACGCAGGAGCGGCCGGAGACGGGTACTCCCACCCTCAAAGCCCTCACTCCTTTTTGGGGTGAGATCTATGCCAACCCGGCAGTCACCCAGCAGCTCCTGGACGATGCCGGCTTCGATATGTCCGGCTATCTCACCAACCAGGTTGCCCTTGAGTTCGCTGGCCAGGAAAACACCGCCTTTACCAATGGCGACGGCCTACTGAAGCCGAAAGGGATTCTCGCCTACCCGACTGCAGCGACCGCCGATGCGACCAGGCCATTCGGGACCATACAGCACATCGTCTCTGGCGACGCCAACGGCTTTGTGGCCGCTTCTGCTACTGTCTCGCCTGCAGACTGCCTGCTGAAGATGGTTCACGCCCTCAAGAGCGAGTATCTGCCCGGTGCTGTGTGGATGATGAACAGGCAAACTCTCGAGGCCGTCCGCGGTTTTAAAAACGCGGTGGAAGGCGACTACATCTACCAGCCGATGACAGCCGACAAGCCTGCAACGCTCTGGGGTTACAACATCGTTGTTAACGACGACCTCCCCAGCGTCGCGGCAAACGCCCTGGCGGTGCTTTTCGGCGACTTCAAGCGCGCCTATACCATCACCGACAGGATCGGGACTAGGATGATCAGGGACGACCTGACTAATAAGCCTTGGGTCCACTTTTACACAACCAAGAGAACCGGCTCCATGCTGGTCGACTCTAACGCTGTGAAGGCCCTCAAAATCTCGGCGTAA
- the cobO gene encoding cob(I)yrinic acid a,c-diamide adenosyltransferase yields the protein MKLERGLIQVYTGNGKGKTTASLGLALRATGRELKVCMIQFMKGGGPYGEQMAAEKLAPFLTIIQTGRPGWVNKDNPAQADKDLAAEALALAAEKLTSGEYDLVILDEVNGAVSMGLLPVERLLELMAAKPDHVELVLTGRNAHEKVIEAADLVTEMREIKHYYKAGVDARVGIEK from the coding sequence TTGAAACTGGAACGCGGTCTTATTCAGGTGTATACCGGCAACGGCAAGGGGAAGACCACGGCTTCGCTGGGGCTTGCCCTGCGCGCGACCGGTCGCGAACTCAAGGTTTGCATGATCCAGTTCATGAAGGGGGGCGGGCCGTACGGCGAGCAGATGGCCGCCGAGAAGCTGGCTCCTTTTCTCACCATCATCCAAACCGGGCGTCCGGGATGGGTCAACAAGGACAACCCCGCCCAGGCCGACAAGGACCTGGCCGCCGAGGCGCTCGCGCTGGCCGCAGAAAAGCTTACCAGCGGTGAATACGACCTCGTCATCCTCGACGAGGTGAACGGCGCGGTTTCCATGGGGCTTCTCCCCGTGGAGCGTCTGCTGGAGCTGATGGCGGCCAAGCCTGACCACGTGGAGCTGGTGCTCACCGGCCGCAACGCCCACGAGAAGGTCATCGAGGCGGCCGACCTGGTCACCGAGATGCGCGAGATCAAGCACTATTACAAAGCCGGCGTTGATGCGCGCGTCGGCATCGAGAAATAA
- a CDS encoding phage tail tape measure C-terminal domain-containing protein, which translates to MPGQLGELVVSISADMARFREDMGKSNRITQDTVKKMQADVSGGMKVVEGLFKSAATAAATTMAVLAGGAMFKGMIDTTKEVAGEVTKLSKVFGVTASQASVLRVALDDAFLTVDDAVGASDRLTRQALKNGDAFTKAGIDIKDSNGNLKDSMSVMMEVNDYLKRLKEGKDRDTAAMALYGKGWRELSGILRLTSEGMKEAEDRAKELHLVFGEDKVAAVKKYRQAMKDIDDVAESLKVQIGTALVPPLTRLAVAFGDIAVQGIPNFISALNSTEAEITRMAMLADKAGGSVTRLAWAVTGGNFTDTGKWWAEQNKIFEQRYLESDRALQTLANSEVGLDADGNRIKSTKPSMGSRVDLDTLAKAEKEKVNYTVNDPGFMNWRREQESLKEEAEWLQKLNKETDELEKKRTEATEALVKDWGIMKGTLDVPFGMPEKKSPYSLLGDSAGALIPSGKYSLTGPSETRMLGGPLIVDRAKEARELEAVTIAQINNQLALVDTAEKFYQISTGEAATKRIDLLGQELAAQQSIYDSIQGDGAEAVMARLQEQAVINGINEKLLEQKKILQSTTALGGMTVSLQEYAKAASNVGAQLNNATTNVMNNMEDALVSFTTSGKANFKSFADAVIKDLARIAVQQGLMGPLSSLASVGLGALGSIFGGSSTVPAQNGYKPMDMKSAAGGYDIPAGVNPIVQTHAKEMILPAEYAEVIRGMAKQPAPEPSQTSISVPVTVEGNNKLSSALRDAIEETVLQVMRRHA; encoded by the coding sequence ATGCCTGGTCAATTAGGCGAACTCGTTGTGTCCATTAGTGCCGATATGGCGCGGTTTAGAGAAGACATGGGGAAGTCCAACAGAATCACCCAGGACACCGTCAAGAAAATGCAGGCTGACGTGTCCGGCGGCATGAAGGTTGTCGAAGGACTATTCAAGAGCGCCGCAACTGCAGCCGCCACCACCATGGCCGTGCTTGCTGGCGGCGCTATGTTCAAGGGCATGATTGATACCACCAAGGAAGTGGCTGGCGAGGTCACCAAGCTGTCCAAGGTGTTCGGGGTTACTGCTTCCCAGGCATCCGTGTTGCGCGTGGCTCTCGATGATGCCTTTCTTACGGTCGATGATGCCGTGGGCGCATCCGACCGGCTCACCCGCCAAGCTCTCAAGAACGGGGACGCCTTTACTAAAGCCGGCATCGACATAAAAGACAGCAACGGCAATCTCAAAGACTCCATGTCGGTTATGATGGAGGTCAACGACTACCTCAAAAGGCTAAAGGAGGGTAAAGACCGCGACACCGCGGCAATGGCCCTATACGGCAAAGGGTGGCGCGAACTGTCGGGAATTCTGCGGCTGACCTCCGAGGGCATGAAAGAAGCCGAAGACCGCGCCAAGGAGTTGCACCTGGTGTTCGGTGAAGACAAGGTAGCAGCGGTTAAGAAGTACCGCCAGGCGATGAAGGACATTGACGATGTTGCCGAATCCCTCAAGGTGCAGATCGGGACCGCGCTTGTGCCGCCCCTCACAAGGTTGGCTGTTGCGTTCGGTGACATCGCCGTCCAAGGCATCCCCAATTTTATTTCAGCGTTGAACTCTACCGAGGCCGAAATCACGCGCATGGCGATGCTGGCCGACAAGGCAGGCGGCAGCGTGACCCGGTTGGCGTGGGCCGTGACTGGTGGCAACTTCACCGACACCGGGAAGTGGTGGGCCGAACAAAACAAGATATTTGAGCAGCGTTACCTGGAAAGTGATAGGGCGCTGCAGACGCTTGCCAACTCTGAGGTCGGGCTAGACGCTGACGGCAACCGTATTAAATCCACCAAGCCTTCTATGGGCAGCCGGGTCGACTTAGACACACTGGCCAAGGCAGAAAAAGAAAAGGTCAACTACACCGTCAACGACCCCGGTTTTATGAATTGGAGGCGCGAGCAAGAGTCGCTCAAAGAAGAAGCCGAATGGCTGCAGAAACTGAATAAGGAAACGGATGAGCTAGAGAAGAAGCGCACCGAGGCGACCGAGGCCCTTGTGAAAGACTGGGGGATCATGAAGGGCACGCTAGATGTTCCGTTTGGCATGCCCGAGAAGAAATCCCCTTACAGCCTTCTGGGCGACTCTGCAGGGGCACTAATCCCTAGCGGCAAGTACAGCCTTACGGGACCGTCGGAAACCAGGATGCTAGGCGGCCCCCTCATTGTCGACCGCGCCAAAGAAGCCCGAGAGCTTGAAGCCGTCACTATCGCCCAGATCAACAACCAACTCGCCCTGGTGGACACCGCGGAAAAGTTCTACCAGATCAGCACCGGTGAGGCTGCAACAAAGCGCATCGATCTACTTGGCCAGGAGCTCGCTGCTCAGCAGTCGATTTACGATTCCATTCAGGGCGACGGCGCCGAAGCGGTCATGGCGAGGCTGCAGGAACAGGCGGTCATAAACGGGATCAACGAGAAGCTGCTCGAGCAGAAGAAGATCCTGCAGAGCACCACGGCCCTGGGTGGCATGACCGTATCGCTGCAGGAATACGCGAAGGCCGCTTCCAACGTCGGCGCGCAACTAAACAACGCCACCACCAATGTGATGAACAACATGGAGGATGCCCTGGTCAGCTTCACCACCAGCGGGAAGGCCAACTTCAAATCGTTCGCTGATGCTGTGATCAAAGACTTGGCCCGAATCGCGGTGCAGCAAGGCCTCATGGGTCCGCTTTCCTCACTTGCGTCAGTAGGGCTTGGAGCCCTCGGGAGCATATTCGGCGGGTCGAGCACCGTGCCGGCTCAGAACGGGTACAAGCCCATGGACATGAAGTCGGCCGCCGGCGGGTATGACATCCCGGCTGGCGTCAACCCGATTGTGCAGACCCATGCAAAGGAGATGATCCTGCCGGCGGAATATGCAGAAGTGATCAGGGGCATGGCGAAACAGCCGGCGCCCGAGCCGTCACAGACCTCGATCAGCGTCCCGGTCACCGTGGAGGGCAACAACAAGCTTTCCTCTGCGCTGCGTGATGCCATCGAAGAGACTGTGCTGCAGGTAATGCGGAGGCACGCATGA
- a CDS encoding MerR family transcriptional regulator, whose translation MCGKRLAMNTRKTAEYLACSTSYVYRLFNDGVLDGFRLGGRKGVRIYVDSAEAFIMDHENEK comes from the coding sequence ATGTGCGGCAAACGCCTAGCGATGAACACCAGAAAGACCGCGGAATATCTCGCCTGCAGCACCTCATACGTGTACCGGCTCTTCAATGACGGGGTGCTTGACGGCTTCCGCCTGGGGGGCCGTAAGGGCGTGAGGATCTACGTCGATTCAGCCGAGGCTTTCATCATGGACCACGAAAACGAAAAATAA
- a CDS encoding phage terminase small subunit P27 family: MATKVPKHLSKEAKAQWKRLLDEYGIEDEAGLLILQTGLEAFDRMRQAQAVIAEEGLTVKDRFDQAKAHPLTTVERDARAAMLAALKALNLDLEPLQDRPGRPVGR, encoded by the coding sequence ATGGCAACCAAAGTACCTAAGCACCTGAGCAAGGAAGCGAAAGCCCAATGGAAACGGCTGCTCGACGAGTACGGCATCGAGGATGAAGCCGGGCTCCTGATCCTGCAGACCGGTCTCGAAGCATTTGACCGAATGAGACAGGCGCAAGCCGTCATAGCGGAAGAAGGGCTGACCGTGAAGGACCGTTTCGACCAGGCCAAGGCTCACCCCTTGACCACCGTGGAAAGGGACGCCAGGGCGGCAATGCTGGCAGCCCTGAAAGCTCTTAACCTCGACCTGGAACCCCTGCAGGATCGGCCGGGCCGCCCGGTGGGGAGGTAG
- a CDS encoding cobalamin B12-binding domain-containing protein: MAERRIRVLVGKPGLDGHDRGAKIIARAFRDAGFEVIYTGLHQTPEQIVSAAIQEDVDLVALSILSGAHNTLLPAVKEIMTEKGAADIVLMAGGVIPEDDIPGLKAAGIAEVFTPGTSTETIVGWVRDNITPHA, translated from the coding sequence ATGGCTGAAAGAAGAATTCGCGTGCTGGTGGGAAAGCCTGGTCTTGACGGCCACGACAGGGGTGCCAAGATCATCGCTCGCGCCTTTCGCGATGCCGGTTTCGAGGTAATCTACACCGGTCTGCACCAGACCCCGGAGCAGATCGTCTCCGCCGCCATCCAGGAGGACGTCGACCTCGTCGCCCTTTCCATCCTCTCCGGCGCCCACAACACCCTGCTCCCCGCGGTGAAGGAGATCATGACGGAGAAGGGGGCCGCCGACATCGTACTCATGGCTGGTGGCGTCATACCCGAGGACGACATTCCGGGCCTCAAGGCCGCCGGCATCGCCGAAGTCTTCACCCCCGGCACCTCCACCGAAACCATCGTCGGCTGGGTGCGCGACAACATCACGCCCCACGCCTAA